CTGTTGCATTTACTAAAGCTAGTGCAGCAACATTAAACACATTCTCTAAAGACTATATGTTGCTTTCATTGCCATATCTGTATTCTAGTCGCGAGCAATATCTGAATGTTCTGAATGGCCCTATTGGTCAAGAAATACTAGCTTCATCTCGTGATTCTGGTTTCATTGGTCTTGCATTCCTTGATGCTGGTGAACGCAGTTTCTACACAAGCAAGCCCATTAAAACTCCAGAAGACCTTAAAGGCATGAAGATTCGTATTCAAAACTCAGCGATTTCTATCGATACAATCCGTGCACTAGGCGGAACGCCAGTTCCATTACCATATGGTGAGCTATACTCAGCAATGCAGCAAGGTGTAGTTGATGGAGCAGAAAATAATATTCCATCATACTTCTCTTCACGTCACTATGAAGTGAAGAAAGTCTATTCACGCGATATGCATACAATGGTTCCTGATGTACTAGTTATATCAACTAAAGTATGGGACACGTTAACCAAAGAACAGCAAGAAGGGATCCGTAGTGCCGCTCAGAAGACAGTCGCAATCCAAGAAGCTAACTGGGCTGATTACGAAAAAGAGGCCGTAGAGATGCTTAAAGGCTCTGGTGTAGAGTTTGTTGATAGCGATGTCCCTAAATTCCAAGAAGCAGTTAAGCCCGTTTACGAGAAGTTTAAGAAAGAGAACCCAGATCTAGTTCCTCTTTTGAATGAAATCCAAGCTACTAAATAACAACTGACGTTTGGGCACATCACTTAGCGTTTTGTGCCTTTTTACAAAAAACATATCTAACAAAACAAGTAAAACAAAAAATATGGTTCTCTTCGTACTGCTCGGTCTGTCTATTAAATTGAAATATTAAGGTTCAGGAAATAACCCATCACTGGCAGCCTCTATTAATAAAGAGCTAGCGGTTTACATTGGACTTTTCGCTAAAATGGGCACCAACCTCTAACATTGTTTACACTATCACTAATAGATACCATATGGCGTAAGACGATAGCCTCGAAACTGCTTATTTCAAGAAACAGTTTTGGTAACGCAAGCGGCGAGTATTTGCGTTTACATCAGTGAATCTACATGGACTCATTCGCATCCACTTGATACTCAGGCATCGCATCGATAAAGGCGGGTAACTGGTTACACGCTTCAACAATCGAATTAATCAACGGATACGGCGACATATCAACGCCAAAGCGCAGCGCGTTATACACCTGTGGCACCAAGCAGATATCGACAATACAAGGCGAACCAGTGAGGCTATAAACGGAATCACCGTGTGTTTGACGATGCTTAGAAAGCTTCTCTTCTAATGCCGAAAAACCTTGGCTCATCCAATAGTGAAGCCAGTCTATTTTCGCCTCTTGCTCACACGACAACTCTCGCTCCAAATACTGCAACACACGCAGGTTATTGAGAGGGTGAATTTCTATCGCAATATCCTGAGCCATTGCCAACGCTTGATAGCGCAGTGGTGTTTGATCTGGAATCAACAAGGTGTCTGGGCTGCTCTCACACAAATAGTTTTCGTCCAAGTATTGCAAAATAGTCAGTGACTGATTGAGTTGAACTTCACCATCCACCAGCACAGGCACTAATTCACTGGCGTTGAGCTCGCGATATTGTGGATCATGCTGCTCGCCGCCATTACGCAGCAAATGCACCGATTTAGACTCATAGTTAATCTGCTTCAAGTTTAACCCAATACGTACCCGATAGGCTGCCGAAGAGCGCCAGTAACCGTAGAGTGTCATGTTCTTA
The DNA window shown above is from Vibrio artabrorum and carries:
- a CDS encoding TRAP transporter substrate-binding protein — protein: MVQNGTVAFTKASAATLNTFSKDYMLLSLPYLYSSREQYLNVLNGPIGQEILASSRDSGFIGLAFLDAGERSFYTSKPIKTPEDLKGMKIRIQNSAISIDTIRALGGTPVPLPYGELYSAMQQGVVDGAENNIPSYFSSRHYEVKKVYSRDMHTMVPDVLVISTKVWDTLTKEQQEGIRSAAQKTVAIQEANWADYEKEAVEMLKGSGVEFVDSDVPKFQEAVKPVYEKFKKENPDLVPLLNEIQATK
- the maiA gene encoding maleylacetoacetate isomerase → MNKNMTLYGYWRSSAAYRVRIGLNLKQINYESKSVHLLRNGGEQHDPQYRELNASELVPVLVDGEVQLNQSLTILQYLDENYLCESSPDTLLIPDQTPLRYQALAMAQDIAIEIHPLNNLRVLQYLERELSCEQEAKIDWLHYWMSQGFSALEEKLSKHRQTHGDSVYSLTGSPCIVDICLVPQVYNALRFGVDMSPYPLINSIVEACNQLPAFIDAMPEYQVDANESM